Proteins from a genomic interval of Sander vitreus isolate 19-12246 chromosome 6, sanVit1, whole genome shotgun sequence:
- the nradd gene encoding death domain-containing membrane protein NRADD: protein MRPFVICVLLLLKVTLGHACANSQFTESGQCCSLCPAGFGVEVECGKEDTKCTPCPKGTFSSSESLDPCLPCAKCPPSVPMMASCTATQDTQCECDNGFFFLSSYDMCAPCSKCTRSGEGVVRECGPQGDTQCQICGPGTFSEERISTKPCQACTQCSDSEVEIRHCMPNSDTLCMDRKLHILSRPPLGGSDAPRWPGVEEGETSPAPAGTPKFTPQDDGGSNNILAYVSVLAAVVLGLLIYVAYKCWRSCKQKRALSKARAAELGASPEGEKLQSDSGVFLDSHSLQDNQPSKGTKRDSKQDNRLYINLPPHRQEEVERLLQEGGGRGWRQLGAALGYEPEQLDLFGRGEAPAHTLLSNWAQKEGSTLGLLCSALARIERPDMVTALNCPTQGVSLV from the exons ATGAGACCGTTTGTCATCTGCGTGCTTCTGCTGCTAAAA GTTACTCTTGGACATGCCTGTGCCAACAGCCAGTTCACTGAATCAGGGCAGTGTTGCAGTCTGTGTCCTGCTGGCTTCGGAGTGGAGGTAGAGTGTGGGAAAGAGGATACCAAGTGCACACCATGCCCAAAGG GAACGTTTTCCTCATCCGAAAGCCTTGACCCTTGCCTTCCCTGTGCAAAGTGCCCACCCAGTGTTCCCATGATGGCCTCTTGCACGGCCACTCAAGACACACAATGTGAATGTGACAACGGCTTCTTCTTTTTGAGCAGCTACGACATGTGTGCGCCTTGCTCCAAATGTACTCGTAGTGGCGAGGGTGTAGTCCGGGAGTGTGGcccacagggagacacacagtGCCAGATCTGTGGCCCAGGAACATTTTCTGAAGAGCGCATTAGCACCAAACCCTGCCAGGCCTGTACCCAGTGCTCTGACAGCGAGGTGGAGATCCGACACTGCATGCCCAACTCTGACACCCTCTGCATGG ATAGGAAGCTGCACATTCTGTCTCGTCCTCCTCTGGGTGGGTCTGATGCTCCTCGCTGGCCAGGTGTTGAGGAGGGGGAGACCAGTCCTGCCCCTGCTGGAACACCCAAGTTCACCCCGCAGGATGATGGAGGCAGCAACAACATTCTAGCCTACGTGTCTGTTCTTGCTGCCGTGGTGCTGGGTCTGCTTATTTATGTGGCTTATAAATG CTGGAGATCATGTAAACAGAAAAGGGCTCTTTCTAAGGCCCGCGCAGCTGAGTTGGGAGCATCTCCAGAGGGAGAAAAGCTCCAAAGTGACAGCGGTGTTTTTCTGGACTCTCACAGCCTACAAGACAACCAGCCCAGCAAAG GTACTAAGAGGGACAGCAAGCAGGACAATCGTCTGTACATCAACCTACCCCCCCACAGACAGGAAGAGGTGGAGCGCCTCCTGCAGGAGGGAGGGGGccggggctggaggcagctgggtGCAGCGCTGGGCTATGAGCCTGAACAGCTGGACCTGTTTGGGCGTGGAGAAGCCCCCGCTCACACGCTCCTCTCTAACTGGGCCCAGAAAGAAGGCTCCACTCTGGGACTGCTGTGTTCTGCACTGGCCCGCATTGAGAGGCCTGACATGGTAACAGCTCTTAACTGCCCCACGCAGGGTGTTTCTTTGGTCTGA